The region TGGGGAATATCTGGATATTGACATACACTACACATGTAGTACTTGCAATCTCTGCTAGTAAATTTTACAATGCATGCGTGTTTAACATAAAAGTTAAATATGATATAAAACTTGTAAATGTTGCATAAATCAAAAAAGTTATATACAAAAATGTTTACAAATATTTTCAACCCATTTACCCCTTTATGAATAATGCCAGATTCCAATTTATGGAACTTCTAGGTATAGGTCTATGTTACTGGAATGATAGACAGTGTGGAAATGTCTTTTATAGCGctggtgtcaaacttgtggccctccaccTGTTGTAAACCtacattgtagttttgcaacaactggagggccgcagcTTTAAGACCTGTGTTTtattgtaatggtgtgtttatacagaaagattaatctgacaggattttgaagccaaggcctcttttcaaatctattcctagctttggcttaaaaaatccgtcagataaatctgtatttgtaaacacaccattaaagcgactctgtacccacaatctgcccaatccaaacgcttgtaccttcagatagctgcttttaatccaagatctgtcctggggtgcgtttggcaggggatgcagttattgtcataaaaacaacttttaatccggcagccctgtgtctaacggctggggcttacatttgtatatgcattaggctggcaccacctctctgtccttcctccccaccctcctcatcattaggaatgatccaggcagattgcttcctattccccacctgtgtgcataatgaacatgggctggatcgttaatacacctgtgcaaagctcaaacagcagtaaatgttcctgcttcctaatgatgaggagggtggggaggaaggacagagaggtgatgccagcctaatgcatatacaaatgtaagccccggccgttagacacagcgctgtaggattaaaagttgtttttagtagaataactgcatcacctgccgaacggaccccaggacagatcttggattaaaagcagctatccgaaggtacaaggggttttgggggggcagattgtgggtacagagtcgctttaaatatagATTGGCCTTGCCTATCAGTAAggctggtttaaaggggttatccagcgctacaaaaaacatggccacttttccccctactgttgtctccagttcaggtgcagtttgcaattaagctccatttacttcaatggaactgagtttcaaaaccccacccaaactggagacaacagtagggggaaagtggccatgtttttgtagcgctggataacccatttaaaggggttatccagcgctacaaaaacatggccactttcttccagagacagcaccactctcgtctgcaatttggatgcaggttttgcaatttagttccatttaagttaatggagcttaattgcaaaccacatcttaATTATAAAAGGGATAGAGTAAAGCATTCACATCAGATGCATATGTAGATATGACATAGCCCTCCTCCCTGTCTCAGACAATTGACATAAGTTAACACTGTTCCTTTATATTTTGCCTGTAGCTGGCCCAGAGCTTCATCAAGTCTTCTTTTTTAGCATTCAGTTACCTGCTGCTATGTACAATATTGTCCCTGATATAGTGCCTATTATTCTGCCTAATTTTCCTATAAGGTCACTTGATGGCTGTctttttggatggccgtcatttagagtccaaatgatgtctgtcattttataaTTGCGCCCGATATTATGAAATGATGGCCGTCAAGTTGccaaaaaaagatggtgtgttaacatagcctaataatgcccCTGATGTGCTGCCCCAGGTAAACCCTGGAGCTATGTTGACGCATTGTCAAAATGACATCTGTTTTCATTGGAAGGCTGTCACTTAACAACAAATAAGGGATGTTATTTTATAACAGTGGCCAATATTATACGAATAGTTAgatgacggccatccaataaaaacagctgtcatttttattttggtgtgtgaacatagccttgttccCATacagtttaggctgggttcacactacgtatatttcagtcagtattgtggtcctcatattgcaaccaaaaccaggagtggattgaaaacacagaaatgctctgttcacacaatgttgaaattgagtggatggccgccatataacagtaaataacggccattatttcaatataacagccgttgttttaaaataacagcaaatatttgccattaaatggcggccatccactcaatttcaacattgtgtggacagatcctttctgtgtttttaattcactcctggttttggttgcaatatgaggaccacaatactgactgaaatatacgtagtgtgaacccagccttatggggTATTTGTTGAACAATAAAACCATTTTACAGTtatgggctatgtttacactgtaaaaaaaaacaggaaaaggcgtccgtttttttaaatgacatccgttattaccgatttttaattaaagtcaatggaataatgGCCGCCCAATACACAGAGTGTATTGAATTACAGACGTTTTTTGTGTGGGCGGGATAATAATTCTATAGCTTTAATTTTTATGGTCTcaaaagtgtagctgtcatttaatttttttatcattattagtTAGTGCCAGCAAattaaaaatactttaaaaatatactttattaaccTTTCTTACTCGCTTCAGTGTCCTATTATCTCCTGAAAGGGGATGTGCAGGGTAGCACATTGCTTGCAGTGATCTCCATACAGTGGTTCTATTtaaagtctaaggggccgctggagACAGAATTCACAGCGGGCAAGTAAAGCGCGCTACCATGGACTTCTTCCTACTCTCATCAATAGTGAGGATCTCAGCAGATACTGGTCAATCCAAtgttttgacatgtccctgtgactTGTCAAAATTTTTTCTAAATGACAGGTAAGCTTAAAATTTGGATCCCTCTTTGAACCTTTTATGGCCCAAATTATGGCCATTTTGTGACCCAACTTTAAACAACCAGTTTTTGGACTATAGCATAAAGGCAAATAATAGCTAAAAATGCATTTGTAatttcagcagttttttttaaactgtaaaaATATGTCTTAAAAAACGGTCTGCAAACATCACACTTTATAGGCTGGAGCCTCTAGTACTGTTCCTGCTGTGCCACCTTATATTTCCAAGGTAGTGCTGAGTACCTTGTCATATACACTGGGAAGCAAACAgcatttaaagaggatgtgccatcaggtacatcctctttaatctgacccagggatagaatggcgccatcacaggaaagccggtgccgcgggCCGTTTTTTGATCCGCGTTCACTTCCCATGTTCAGCGCCAtgctatccacgggtaccggccaggggctgaagcactggaggtgggccgtccCGTCCCCGGTGGATggaatcccctgcccctctatgacacggctccattgattctaatgaagctgtgtcatagaggagagggaattccctcccactggggacaggctggcctgcctccagtgcttcagccccagctgACACCCGAGGATAAAACAACGCCGCGGttcaaaaacggaccgcggcaccaacttccccgtgacggcgctgttctatccctgggttAGATTAAagacgatgtacctgatggtactgtACATCCTCTATACAGATTTGTTTTTACTGCATACTGCAATGTATactggactgttttttttttctaatcttatttttttttttctgaatgtatttacttttatttgtagTACATTGTTAAGTAGgctaccatcttgcctgagctgtttttaatagcatttagtgacatgcttaacGGGAAGCCTTAGACATAGACAAcaaacatctccagaccctatccTTTGTAAGGTTGGCCTCACAAAACACCAAAGAAAAGtgctgtgtgagggcaccctcagGGACACATTTCTGAGCGTAATCTGTTGACTTATTTCAAGAGTGTAGCTATTTTTTCTATatatgtcacctttcactgtacggctatgttcacacaatgtttttacctcctttttaaaattaaaaaaattacttccatcattttgaggtcaaaatgtCATCTGTCATTATTCTGTTTGGCCGCccattagtgcaatgacggctattggtacattattctagttcaggtggactaattggcctttgggtgtgtctgttattgaaaagttcattgaatttaatagcaaaaaaggacggtgaaaaaggaaaatctgtgtgaacaacaaaaaaaaataactttgcaAAAGTCGTTTGAAAATGATTgccataatcattattttgacgtcactGCAGATaacatctgtcattttatacactgtgtgcattggacatccatcattccattgacttcaatgcgttgcattgaagtcaattaaattgcgttaataacggacatctttttaaatagaaaaggggcagccttttctttttctttgttgaagttgtgtgaacatagcttgttGTGTTGATAAGGAGGGTACTGCTGGTCTGTATAGAATAGTAAGGCTTAGCTTAGTTTTTAGGTTTAGTGGACAAAATTAAAATTGcgagatttcaggattattttataatttagatAGTAAGATGAAAaaccacaaaaataaaataaacaaaaatttgtGAAAAATAGGTCATCTTCtgatgacatgttccctttaagtaaaaataaTTGAAAGGTCAGGatgcttaaagcgcaactataaaatattttgaccattcagttttagttagcttaggtcatgataagactttttgcaatatacattaataacctaaaatgaacagttttttaaatacatgaagcatAAAGtccctgtcatgaatgtgcctaggATGAACTCCGTGCACCCCTCAGCTCGTACTGcgtggctgagatggcgctgatattcagtgttttgtatgtcttgtgcagtaatctgaaccctgtctgaacactggcctatttctagtattgtgttcagccccacccgtctgctttgtgctctggctatttaggagttacactgctgccagttctgatccgcaggtaattctgtttggaaccaggagccttgtccaatagggggctggaactgtctcctggttccctataagtgtttggctgaggcttattctagtgccggatattgagcttgtctctgcctggttctgtttctcctgctctgtttattctgactcttttgctttgtatttctgaccatccctgctagctgcctgccctgaccatattgcctgtttatagaccttgcttcttggattgtgtttttgtactgcgctgcccgattgttgtgacccggactgtcgactattctttattgtgttttgtctgtctgtcttgtctttgtgtcccaccaagccagtacagggaccgccgcctagttgctgccctagggtttagcctaggggggcaagtaggtagagtcagtgggcggggctgagcttagggcttactgtcttgtcttgtcctgctgtccggttcttGACAGTCCCCATTAAGCTGTGTTAGCCTTATTTcttgacttatttctgcattcctgctggacacgccccctccctggagatccgtacctagagtacagactctgacagcagcatcagataacagccctgacacagagagaaacagaaacaaaacctcctccccccctccctcacctcctagcagcacattctcccccctcccctcacagagatcacatagcagagctgagggtgttgtgtgtgaggagcagcgcaggggaggagatggatggagacaCAAGTGTATCtagtgccaccatgactccaatgtactgcataagggagagtgggtgagtcactgaggggaggactacaagtcccagcacaacacagctgtagtccttccatagtacatataacattcactatcagatgtctgcagcaggtgcccccacctccatggctgacattatcttacagtgttatgagagcagatgactgtatctgatgccactgtgtgtgataccatctgctggggctctgtatctaatcttacattgtaatactgtatgctggggctctatctgatcctgctatgtgtgatacatctgctaaggtgctgttcagtgaatggagggacgcagccagagagaagagggataggccacgcccactttctgtcagtcaggagaaaaattcatttattcttctgagccaaacaactggggatatcttagcgagcgtacaagctatcaacgcagtttagggctctttttaaagggtaacacatgggctttttatttgaggaatttcattttttggctactgaaattatagttacgctttatgCTAGACTAAAGCTACAAAGTGATGGAACACTCCGACGAGGTAGACATTTTGCACAATTTTCCAAGAGACCATCTAAATCAAACTCTATTCCATAAATGACAATCGATTTGGCTATAGTTACAAAGTGCTGGTATTAAACAACTATCTGCCAGTGTAAAAGAACTCTTGATCTTATTTATAAGTAAACAAAATTCTACAGCTACCTATCCCCATCTCTTCATTCAAGGACACTATTCTTTCCCAACTCAAAAATATGCTGTGTTCTGGATACCTTTACACCATTTTTCTCTTACTTTAGATTTTTCTTGTGTTGCAGTAAGTGTGCTTGttagcaaaaaaaactaaaaactaaaaactaaaaCTAGTATAAGATACTACTGACAAGTACTTTTGTATTTAACAATTAATAGCACCaagatatttttatatataaatgtgtgtgtttaTTGATATTGCTTATAGTGGTAATTTGAAATATACTTTAGATATCATTAACAATATGAGTGCAAGTTATGCTAAAAGAGTAAAACAGTGCTTCGTGCCAGGGGATAAGCTATAGttggtgcagaggtagcagttaAACTTAGGCCCTTGTGTCTGAAAGGACCCAGAGATCCTTTTGTCCCATAATTAGGCATCTTGACAGATTCTTCTCTCCGAATTTGATTTTGAATGTGATTTTTTTGGACATTGATTGGTTGTCTTCCTCATACAATACCTGTAGTGCCTTTTTTGTATACCCATTATAATGGATTAGATCTGCACCACATTCATCAGCTCTTCGGGAGAATGCAATCCAGACTGGTTAGATGCATTTTCCCAAGTCATCTCACTATTTTCAGGGGGTTCTATATTATCTCTATGGCAGTAAGAATACCGATGATTCATATGCTGAGAGAAGGACCCAGAATGGGAGAACCTCTTGCCACATTTATCACAACGGTACGGCTTTTCTCCTGAATGTAGGCGAATATGCTCAATGAGGTGATGCTTGTGTTTGAAGGCTTTGCTGCAAACTTCACATTGATGTGGTCTGTTTCCTAGATATAAGATTGAAGAAAAGGTGAAGATTTAATTGTTGAAGTAAAAGCATACTAgctgtttactagagatgagtgaactccgAGCATGTTCATCCAAACTTGAATTCTCGACACTTgattggctaaagaagttgggagccctggaaaacttggataaagcctatgacccatgactgtatacatgttttccaggcagccatagggctgcatctaacttcagcccctagtaatcaaatgccgatggtttgggttCAGACGAACACGAACATGCTCAAAGttagtttgctcatccctactgttCACAGTACATACAATTTTCTCAAAGAGGTTTGGTGACCTGTTATCTGAAaatgtgtaataaaaaataataggcCCATACTCACCTTTCAAATCACCTTCACCACACACCAATGGATTGGTAATCCCTTAACAGCTTTTGTTTTCACAACCACTGTGATGATATGTTATACTCAACATGACAAAGCATTAGCCATGAAGTGGTGTCCATACTGGCATCAATAACTGGCTGCTAGGTTCAATTGTCAAGCATAACATACTATTACTGCAGCCAAGGTATACCGGGACCATGGGATCATCTGCATGAGTAGAGGGTGAATTTTAAAGATGAGCATGTAcctaatatttattttttcatagcatgtctcttatacagtatatgccgTTCCATACAGGGGAAGCTGTCtgtcagtattactgtcactacTCGCTCGGTTAGCGGCTAAAATTCTATAATAACCTGCTGTCCTTGATTATGTCCTTCTTATTTTATCTATTAGGAAGGTCATACATGCTCTGTTTAACTGCAATTTCATGGTGTTCCAGGAAGTATCAGTAGTTTACACCCCTCATGCAAGCAAGAAAGATTGTTAGAATGTATGTGCAACATTACATGGCCCATTGCACAGTCACAGTTTAGAAAgggaaccaggaagtgatcataTCAATGGAGAAGAAATATAAGACAATGATGTAAGTTATTTACCTAAACAATTGTACATTTGTGCACCTTTTCATTATATCTGTGGTACACATTTGATTACTAACTTTGCTTGGTAAAATCTGCTTTAGGCCACGTTCAGACACTGTAAAAACAGCATcctttctgtgacacggccatgtcactgaacggctgctgtctgtgatgttcaaccagccggtactgcaatactgaTTGGGTGAAGATCACTTCATGTTAATTGCAATGCGAGCACTTTTGTGTGTGCCCACgatccaattaaccatagaacaTAATATAAAGTGGAAACGGTATCTATTGAAAATATACATAGCCTTAAGGATGGAAGCATAATGTTCACCCCCTTTTCAAATCTTACCTGTATGTTCATATTTATGACGTAGAAGAGAACTGCTTTTCTGGAAACTCTTATTACACTGATCACAGGCATATAAGCCATTCTCGGCTTTCTTGGTCTTCTTATGTGGTACACTTACGGTTTGTTTCTCTTCCTCAGGGATATTCTTCAAGAATGAAACATTGGAGACAAGATTTAATAAACACCTTTAAAGCACCCTGCATATATACACTATTAATTGGTACTTTCAAGCCAAGCATGCTTATTCTTCATCACCCTAAACCCAGTTTTTCAGAGATAATGTAATCTACATTGATGGatatttaaagaatttttgtaAGGGGTACACCATGTCACtagaaaagtgtttaaaaaaaatgatatcaACATAAAACCATAATTAGACAtgggcgaatttacagtacaagcaaagtgaatcgctttgttTTCTTAGCAaactgcttatcagcctgctgccttttgaaGTCTGTGCTACTCCGTGCTGGAAAGAGaacaaagcgattcactttgTTTACTAGAAAAGATGGATGTCCAGCTCCAGTCCGAGATTCCAATACAAATGTCTTTATTGATAATAAAATGAAGACTCCATAGTCCAATAGACCAACATGTTTCGGGCTTAGACGTGGCTTGTAGCCCGAAAAATGTCGTCCGAAAGATGCAGTAGCTAGGAAGTGCAACTGGAAGTGGACACTCTGTCTCATTAGGTATAGTTAGATGTGGTCGGGAGAACAAGTGCCCGGAAGCCTATTCAGGCACTGAATTCAAAATAAATGTACCTCCACCTCTGGAGGTATACATTATAGATAACCTGACAGGTATTATAGATAACCTGACAGGTATTTTGTACTGCCTGAACCCCAGAGTTTGGTAATATACAGCAAAGGTTTATTCTGCACTGGGGCATGTCACGCCAAGCATATGGGGTGggaagcagctgctggagaccacCCAGCAGCTTTTAAAACTAGTGTGTCTCACCATTTGTGTGAAGTCTTCACTTCTTCTTTCTAAGTTATTTTGCTGGTTCCCGTAAAAGCAATTTATAAAGGGGCAAAAAGACAGTCCACTGAAACTGTGGTTAATATGTAGAAATGGGTAGCCACTCTGAATGAAGTTGTGTAATGCATCTGGCAAAATGCATGACAAATTGTGGGAGCCAAGCTGTGGCTTGGTGTAAGGAGAGAATAAATCTGGCCTGGAAACTTTACTTTGAAATGTATGATTTGCACGTTTCAAGGGTTGGTCACTCAGAAGTGTCCTCACATGTGGACTAGCATGTATTTTTGGGACAGATAAGTCCAGTGGCTCAATCTGAGGCTCGTTTGGGACACTGTCAGGTAGTGCATAAACTGTTTTTATGGAATTTGACTTGATTTGTTCTGGACTACAGTATTGACTTGAATTGCAGCGCTGCGAGGTTTCCAGTCTGTAGGCAGGAGATAACAGTTCTTGTGGACATTTTGGAGAAAAAGACTGGTGCCATCCCATGACTTTTGTTGCCTGCTCTTCTTTTTCAGTCCCTATGTTCTCTGTTTTGGGATTTCTTTGTGGAGTATTTGTATATATTTCTGAATTCTTTACTATAGTTTCCATAGGCATCTCTCTGTGGTATAGAGCTAAGGACCTTGCATTTGGTTCTGTTTCATAAAATCGACTTGAAGCCAGTGTTTCTGGTTGGTACTTTCTACACTGAGTGACACTAGCACTTTGGTGGTCGATTTCTTGTTTCTTTAGAGATTCCCATTGCCTAAGATTATCTCCTGACCACCTGTCAGAACTGGTTTGTTGCAGATTCCTCCAACAGTCATTGCCAAAATGCCAAAGTCCTGGCGTCTTTTCCAACTGCTGACTCAAAGCCATGTCAAAAGAAACGTTCTCAAAAGATCCAGGGGCAATATCAAAATCATGGCTACACCATGTGACATGTGGGTCTGGGGCAGGTTCTGCAACTGGATGGTATATTAACCAGTTTTTACTATGGGAGTGTTGCAGTTTGACCTGATCACTGTACTTTTGTACAAAGTCAAGTTCTCCGGGGATAGAACATAAATGCATCGATGGAGGTGCCATGGAATTACTGTCTTTAGAGGGAAAGCATTTCCTGTTGTTTAAATGAGAACTGTAAGACCCTGAGTGTGAGAACCTTCTTTTGCACTTGGAACATTCATAgggtttttcacctaaaaaaagaaaaaaaaagataatttattTTAAGTGTTGGCTGCATGGTTCCCTTTACCTAGGATTCATCATGACATAGCTCATAGGATCTGCTTTGTAGTCTGAAAAGTTGCTAAAGAAGTCTGAAACACACCTACTGTGTCACTATAGGCTCAGGTTTCTGCACTACTCTC is a window of Dendropsophus ebraccatus isolate aDenEbr1 chromosome 5, aDenEbr1.pat, whole genome shotgun sequence DNA encoding:
- the LOC138793617 gene encoding zinc finger E-box-binding homeobox protein zag-1-like, giving the protein MSEDLKEKRRKQAQPKRSQGDSNEPPNMEMEPSSKIERDEEKERLKSPLTFTTTLNSETNGSVAPVARSDLKSCGHCGKDYSSKRNDSHTDSTLNACHCLDGSLQDLKTPVNNTAENRKFKCVECGKSFKFKHHLKEHFRIHSGEKPYECSKCKRRFSHSGSYSSHLNNRKCFPSKDSNSMAPPSMHLCSIPGELDFVQKYSDQVKLQHSHSKNWLIYHPVAEPAPDPHVTWCSHDFDIAPGSFENVSFDMALSQQLEKTPGLWHFGNDCWRNLQQTSSDRWSGDNLRQWESLKKQEIDHQSASVTQCRKYQPETLASSRFYETEPNARSLALYHREMPMETIVKNSEIYTNTPQRNPKTENIGTEKEEQATKVMGWHQSFSPKCPQELLSPAYRLETSQRCNSSQYCSPEQIKSNSIKTVYALPDSVPNEPQIEPLDLSVPKIHASPHVRTLLSDQPLKRANHTFQSKVSRPDLFSPYTKPQLGSHNLSCILPDALHNFIQSGYPFLHINHSFSGLSFCPFINCFYGNQQNNLERRSEDFTQMNIPEEEKQTVSVPHKKTKKAENGLYACDQCNKSFQKSSSLLRHKYEHTGNRPHQCEVCSKAFKHKHHLIEHIRLHSGEKPYRCDKCGKRFSHSGSFSQHMNHRYSYCHRDNIEPPENSEMTWENASNQSGLHSPEELMNVVQI